GACCCTCCTGGTGGCCGTCGGCATCACCGTCAGGGACGAGACACCGGTCTCACCATCGGCAGGTGTCACCGACCTCTGCAGCGGTTGGAGCGGATGCAACAGCGCCGGCTACTCCGACGCGGGCTACGGCGCGGTCAGCGGGCGGATGTACTGGAACATGTACTCCGGGCACAACTGCACCAACTACGTGGCCTACCGGATGATCAAGGCCGGCATGTCCGCCACGCGCCCGTGGGTCGGCGGCGGCAACGCCAGCGAGTGGGGCCTGTACATGCGCGACATCACCGACCAGGTGCCCTCGGTCGGCTCGGTCGCCTGGTGGGGCCGCTACGACAACGGCAGCGGCTCGGCGGGCCACGTCGGGTACGTCGAGAAGGTCGTCTCCTCCAGCGAGATCATCATCTCGATGGACAGCTGGGGAGGCACCTTCCACTGGCGCCGGATCACCAAGGACAGCGGCCGCTGGCCGACCGGCTTCATCCACTTCGTGGACAAGAAGCTGACCCCGACCGTCACGCCGAAGGTCACCGGCACGCCCAAGGTCGGCGAGGCGCTGCGCCTCGACCCCGGCACCTGGACGCCGTCCGCGAAGCGCACCATGCAGTGGCTGGCCGACGGCGTCGCGATCCCGGGCCAGACCGGCGGCGGCCTGCAGCTGACGCCCGCGCTGGTCGGCAAGAACATCTCCGTCCGGGTCAAGGCGACCCGGTCCGGCTACGACCCGGTCACGGTGACCACGAAGGCGACGGCCGACGTCGCCCCCGGCACCTTCGAGACCGGTGAGCAGCCGGTGATCAGCGGCGAGGCGTTCGTCGACGGCGTGCTCACCGCGACCGCGGGCGGCTGGGACCCGGACGACCCCGCGATCGAGTGGCGCTGGTACGCCGACGGCGTCCGGATCCGCGGCAACGGCGGCTCGACGCTCGCCCTCAAGCCGGAGCACGACGGCGCGATGATCAAGGTCGTCGCCGTGGCCCGCAAGGACGGCTACACCACGGCGACCGCGCCCGCGGCGGCCCAGGTCGGACCCGTGCTCGCCGGCAAGATCACGGTCGCGAAGCCGCTGGCCATCACCGGGACCAACCGGGTCGGCTACCAGCTCAACGCCGTGCCGGGCACCTACGAGCCCGCGGACGTGACCGCGGCGTACCAGTGGCTGCGCGACGGCGTCCCGATCCCCGGCGCCACCCGGTCGCGCTACGTGCAGACCGTCGCCGACGTCGGCGCCACGATCTCGGTCCAGGCCACGCTGACGCGGCCGCGCTACGTCCCGCTCGCCGTCGACGCGGTCACCGCGCGGACCCAGGCGGTCCCGACCCTCAAGGTGGCCACGAGCGGCGGGCGCGGCAAGGCCAATGTCGCGGTCCGGGTCACGGCTCCCGGCGTCGCGCCCGTCGCCGGCTGGGTCGAGGTCACCATCGGCCGGCACGTGCGCAAGGCACAGCTCGTCGACGGACTGGTCCGCGTGACCATCGACGACCTGGCCGTCGGCTCGAAGAACGTCAAGGTCTACTTCCGCGGCAGCAGCAGCGTGGTCGCCAAGCGTGCCACCGCCACCGTGGTCGTGAAGTAGCCGTCGTGGGGTGAGGGGAAACTCCGCAGCGGCGCCGGGAACAACCCGGCGCCGCTGGGGAGTTGAACCAGTCATGAGCACCCCCAACCGAGCAGACCTCTGGTTCGACCCGCTGTGTCCCTTCGCCTGGATCACCTCGCGCTGGCTGCTGGAGGCGGCTCAGGTGCGGAAGTTCGACATCCAGTGGCATGTCATGTCGTTGGCCTACCTCAACAAGGACCGCGACATCCCGGACGAGTACCGCGCGATGCTCGCCCCCGCCTGGGGCCCGGTGCGGGTGCTGCTCGCTGCGCAGCAGCAGTACGGCGACAAGGTCCTCCGCCCGATGTACGACGCCTTCGGCCAGCGGATCCACCTCGAGGGCCGCAAGCTGCACGAGCAGCCCGACGGCGGGCTCGCGCTGATCGCCGAGGTGCTCGAGGAGACCGGCCTCGACGCCTCCCTGATCGAGGCGGCCACCGACGCGTCGTACGACGAGGCCGTGGCGCGCTCCCACCACGAGGGCATGGACGCCGTCGGCGACGACGTCGGCACGCCCACGATCCACGTCAACGGCACCGCCTTCTTCGGCCCGGTGCTCTCGAAGATCCCGCGCGGCGAGGACGCCGGCCGGCTCTGGGACGGCACCGTGGCCGTCGCGTCGTTCCCGTACTTCTACGAGCTCAAGCGCTCCCGCACCGGGGACCTCGACTTCTCCTGAGGACGCCGTTCGGCGGCGGAGGGGACCGGTCAATAGGATCCTCCCCATGACGCATGTCCTCTCCGCCGTCGCCTGGCCGTACGCCAACGGCCCGCGCCACATCGGCCACGTGGCCGGTTTCGGTGTGCCCTCCGACGTCTTCAGTCGGTACCAGCGGATGGCGGGCAGCGACGTCCTCATGGTCTCGGGCTCCGACGAGCACGGCACCCCCATCCTGATCGCCGCCGACGAGGCGGGGATGACCCCGCAGGAGCTGGCCGACAAGAACCACCGGCTCATCGTCGAGGACCTCGTCGGGCTGGGCGTCAGCTACGACCTCTACACCCGCACCACGACCCGCAACCACCACGCGGTCGTGCAGGAGCTCTTCCTCGGTGTCTACGAGAACGGCTACTTCGTCGAGCAGACGACCTATGGCGCCATCTCGCCGTCGACGGGCCGCACGCTGCCCGACCGCTACATCGAGGGCACCTGCCCGATCTGCGGGTACGACGGCGCCCGGGGCGACCAGTGCGACAACTGCGGCAACCAGCTCGACCCCCACGACCTCATCAACCCGCGCTCGAAGATCAACGGCGAGACGCCGGAGTTCATCGAGACCCAGCACTTCTTCCTCGACCTGCCGGCGCTCGCCGACGCGCTGACCGAGTGGCTCGACGGCCGCGAGGCGACCGGGCTGTGGCGCCCCAACGTCATCCGCTTCTCGAAGAACATCCTCGAGGAGATCCGCCCGCGGGCGATGACCCGCGACATCGACTGGGGCATCGCGGTCCCGCTGGACGGGTGGCGGGAGAACCCGACGAAGAAGCTCTACGTCTGGTTCGACGCGGTCATCGGCTACCTCTCGGCCTCGATCGAGTGGGCGCGCCGCTCCGGCAACCCGGACGCGTGGCGCGACTGGTGGAACGACCCCGAGGCCCTGTCCTACTACTTCATGGGCAAGGACAACATCACCTTCCACTCGCAGATCTGGCCGGCCGAGCTGCTCGCCTACGCCGGCAAGGGCGACAAGGGCGGCCAGCCCCGCGAGTACGGCGTGCTCAACCTGCCGACCGAGGTCGTCTCCAGCGAGTTCCTGACGATGGAGGGCAGGAAGTTCTCCTCGTCGAAGAAGGTCGTCATCTACGTGCGCGACCTGCTCGCGCGCTACCAGCCGGACGCCTTCCGCTACTTCGTCGCCGCTGCCGGCCCCGAGAACCAGGACTCCGACTTCACCTGGGCGGAGTTCGTCCGTCGTACCAACGACGAGCTGGTCGCCGGCTGGGGCAACCTGGTCAACCGCACGGCCAACCTGATCGCCAAGAACTTCGGCGAGATCCCGGCCGCCGGTGCGCTGACCCCCGAGGACCAGGCGGTCCTCGACGCGACCGAGGCCGCCTTCGGCACGGTGGGCGACCTGATCGGCCGGCACCGCCAGAAGCAGGCGATCGGCGAGGCGATGCGCGCGGTCGCGGAGGTCAACAAGTACGTCTCCGACACCGAGCCGTGGAAGATCAAGGAGGACCCCGAGCGCCTCGGCACGGTCCTGCACGTGATGGCCCAGTGCGTCGCCGACCTCAACCTCCTGCTCAGCCCGTTCCTGCCGTTCTCGGCCAACGAGGTCGACAAGGTCTTCGGTGGCGCCGGCACGATCGCGCCGATGCCGCGGATCGAGGAGGTCGCCGACCTCGACGACCCGGAGCGGTCGTACCCGATCATCACCGGCGAGTACGCCGAGGTGCCCGCGTGGCAGCGGCACCCGGTCGAGGTCGGGCGGCCGGTCGCGAAGCCGACGCCGATCTTCACCAAGCTCGACACGGCGATCGTCGACGAGGAGCTGGCCCGGCTGGAGGGCTGATGCTCGCGCAGCTCGCCGACCTCGGCACCCGGAAGTTCTGGCGCGCGACCGGCCGTCCGGTCGACCTCGACGGCGAGCACTCGTGGCTGCGGGCGCCGACGAGCAGCGGCCCGGTCGTCCGCGACGGATGGCTGGCGGCCGAGGCCGCCCTGCACGGTGGGTACGTCGACGACGAGACCCCGGGCGCGGGCCTGCTCCCGTCGATGGCGGACCTCGACGGTCCGGGCTTCCGGGCCGCCGACCTGCGGCCGCAGGTGCGGGACTTCTACGAGCACACCGCCGACTGGCACCTCGAGGCCTGGAGCTCGTGGGCGCCGTGGGCCTGGCCCGGCGGTGAGCTGGTCTCGCGGTTCTTCGGCAAGCGGGTCGAGCAGCTGGCCCTGCCGATGCGGCCGCTCGACGTGGCGCACGGCATGGAGTCGCGGGTCCCGGTGATCCGCGACGCCGACGGCCGGCAGGTCGCCGCCGGCTGGCTGCGGACGCTGCGGGCGACGGGGGAGTTCGTGTTCAGCGGCTGCTACTCGACGCGCACGCTGCCCGGCGCCGCCCGGCCCTCGGTCCACGTCGCCTTCCCGCTCGAGTCCGGCAACGTCCAGGTGTTCCTGCAGCCGCAGGTGCGGGCCGACGGATCCCTCCTCCTCTCCTCGCCGGCGGGGGAGTTCGGCGCGGACGGTGCCTATGTCGTCGTCGAGGACGGCTCGACCCACGCCTCCCGGATGCCGGTGCACGAGACCTTCCACGTGTACGTCGACGACCGTGGCGTGCTGCGCACCGACCACGTGCTGCGCCTGTGGGGTGCCACGGCGATGCGGCTGCACTACAAGCTCGAGCGGAGCGCGTGAAGGTACGCCTCTCGTCGTACGACCGATCGCCCCGGCTCGCCTAGTCTCAGCACCATGGGCACCGCCTTCCTCCTCACCTCGCTCGTGATCGTCGCGACGCCGGGCACCGGCGCGCTCTACGCCATCGCCGCCGGCCTCACCCGGGGCACCCGCGCCGCGGTCCTGGCCGCCCTCGCCGGCACCCTCGGCACGATCCCGCACATGGTCGCCGCGATCACCGGCCTGGCCGCGCTGCTGCACGCGAGCGGGGTCGCCTTCGCGGTCCTGAAGTACGCCGGCGTCGCCTACCTGCTGTTCATGGCGTGGTCGACCTGGCGCGACCGCGGCGTGCTCGCCGTGGACGAGGAGTCCGCCGCGACCTCCTCGACGCGCGCGGTGCTCGTCTCCGGCATCACGCTCAACCTGCTCAACCCGAAGCTGACCATCTTCTTCTTCGCGTTCCTGCCCCAGTTCGTGCCGGCAGGCTCGGGCGCCGTGCCCACGATGCTCGGGCTGAGCGCGGTCTTCATGGCGATGACCTTCGTCGTCTTCGCCGTGTACGGCGCCTGTGCGGCCGCCGTCCGCGACCAGGTCCTGGCGCGGCCCACGGTCGTCGACCGGGTGCGCAAGGCCTTCGCCGCGAGCTTCGCGGTGCTGGCCGGCCGGCTGGCGCTCGAGTCGCGCTGATCTCCTAGCCTTGCGGTCATGGCCCTGCACCCCCAGGCCCGCCAGGCGATCGAGGACGCCGCAGGCGAGCTCCCCGTCACCGACCCGTCGTACGACATCGCCGCGGCGCGCCACCAGGCCCGCGTCGCGGCGGCCGCCCAGGAGAAGGTGCCGATCGGCGAGGTGCGCGACGTCGACGCCGGCGGCGTACCGGCCCGGCTCTACCTCCCCGAGGGGTACGACGCCGTGGTGGTCCACGCGCACGGCGGCGGCTTCGTCTTCAACGACGTCGAGGTGCACGACGCGGCCGTCCGTCGCTTCGCCGCGATCGCCGGGGCCGCCGTGCTCAGCGTCGACTACCGGCGCCCGCCCGAGCACCGCTTCCCGGCCGCGCCCGACGACCTGACGGCTGCGGTCGCCTGGCTCGCGACCCAGCCGGAGCTGGCCGGCCTGCCGACGTTCGCGCACGGCGACAGCGCGGGCGGCAACCTCGCCCTGGTCACGGCCCTGCGCCATCCCGGCCGGTTCGCGGGCGTCGCCCTGATCTACCCCTTCCTCGACCCGACGGCGGCCTTCGACTCCTACCGCACGGCCGCCGACGGCTTCGAGCCGAGCGAGGCGGCCTGGTACTGGCAGCAGTACGCGTCGCCGGACGACCTGGCCGACCCCGACCTGGCCCCGCTGCTGTCCGACCGGCTCGGCACGCTGCCGCCGACGCTGGTCACGACCGCCGAGCACGACCCGCTGCGTGACGAGGGCGAGCACCTCGTGCTGCTGCTCGCCGAGGCCGGCGTCGAGGTCGTCGGCACCCGCTACCTCGGCCAGCTCCACGGCTACTGGCGACACGCGTCGGTGTTCGACGCCGCCGAGCCGACGATGCGGCAGGTCGGCGGCTGGATCCGGATGCTCGTCGAGCGGGCGCGAAGGACCGCCGGCTAGCCCGGGTCGACGACCTCCAGCGTCCCGTCGTCGCGCTGCCACAGCCCGGCGACGTGCATCCGGCGCAGGCCGCCGACCCGGTCCCACGCGTGGTAGACGAGCCGGAGCGACTTCCCGTCGACGAACCCGGTCGCGCCGCCCGGACCGGGGTTGCCCGTCGTGGCCGTGGTCAGCAGCGGGGCGCCGTGGTTCTGCCGCACGCACGGACCCTCCGGCCCCGCGCAGATGGCGTAGCCGGTCGCGTAGTCCGCCCGCTCCCACGAGTTGCCGGAGTAGAAGAGGTAGGTCACGCCGCGGAACTGGACCATGCTCGGGTTCTCGATCGTGTCGCCCTCCCACGCCTCGTCGAGGGTGAGCAGCTCGCGCGTCTCCGAGCCCTCGGCGAAGCCGGTGCCGTCGGCGTTGAGCCGGCGGACGAACAGGCCGGCCGGGCGCCGGTTGACGACGCCCGAGAACTTCCACAGCAGCCACGGTCGCCCGGTGCTGTCAACGAAGACGTCCGGGTCGATCACGCCGAGCTGCGCCTGGCCGTAGCAGAGCGGCTCGCCGACCGGCCGGAACGGGCCCGCGGGGGAGGGACCGCGCGCCAGGCCGATGCAGTTGTGCCGCTCACCGCCGCTGGTGCCGGCCTGCGCGGCGTACGCCGCCGTCCACCCCTTGCCGACCTTGCCGACGCCGGGTGCCCACAGGCTCTGGCCGCCGCCACGGGAGCGCACCCAGCCGGCGGGCTGCAGCGGGTCGACCTTGCGGCCGGCGCCGTCGGTCAGCGGGGTCCACGTGCGCAGGTCACGGGAGACGAGGGTCGGCAGGCGCAGGTGGGAGGTGTTGGTCGCGTAGGCGTACCAGCGCCCGTCGGCACGCACGATGTCCGGGTCCGCGAAGTAGCCGCGGTACGCCACGCCGGGGCGCCAATGCTCGCTCCCGGCGGCGACGTCGATCGGCGCCGGCCGATTCTGCTGCGGGAGCTGCTGGGCCAGCCGCTCGGCGAGCTTGGCGAGGTCCTGCATCTCGCCGGCGAGCACATCGCTCGGCAGCACGGTCGGCACCGCGGTGGGCTCGGGGATCAGCGGCGCCTCGGACGTGGTCGGGCCCGCCTCCGGCGTACCCTCGCTGCTCCCGCTGCAGGCCGAGACGGCCAGCGCCACCGTGGCGAGCACTCCCGCCAGCGCGCGACCTCGCATGCTTTCACTCCCTCCCGCGCCGACACCCTAGACTGCCGAGAGCCATGACTGAGCCTGTTGCGCGCCCTGCCGAGACCGTCGCCGAGGCCGAGGACGCCCTGCTGTCCCGGTGGCCCGAGACGCGGCTGGAGCCCTCGCTCGACCGCATCCGGGCCTTCACCGAGCTGCTCGGCGACCCGCAGCGCGCCTACCGGTCGATCCACCTGACCGGGACCAACGGCAAGACCTCGACCTCGCGGATGATCGACGCCCTGCTCCGCGCCCTCGACCTGCGCACCGGCCGCTTCACCAGCCCGCACGTCGAGCGGATGGCCGAGCGGATCAGCGTCGACGGCGAGCCGCTGGACGACGAGGCCTTCGTGCGGGCGTTCAACGACGTGGCGCCGTACATGCACCTCGTCGACGAGGCCGAGGCCCACCCGCTCAGCTTCTTCGAGGCCGTCGTCGGCATGGCGTACGCCGCGTTCGCCGACGCGCCCGTCGACGTCGCCGTCGTCGAGGTCGGGATGGGTGGCTCGTGGGACGCGACCAATGTCATCGACGCCGACGTCGCGGTGGTCACCCCGATCGCCGTCGACCACGCCAACTACCTCGGCGGCACGCCCGCCGAGATCGCGCGCGAGAAGGCCGGGATCATCAAGCCGGGCTCCGTAGCGGTGCTCGCCCAGCAGACGGCCGAGGCCGCCGCCGTCCTCCTCGAGCGGGCCGCCGAGGTCGGCGCGACCGTCGCCCGGGAGGGCCTCGAGTTCGGCGTCGTCGCACGCGCTGCCGCCGTCGGTGGCCAGGTCGTGACCCTCCAGGGCCTCCGGGGCCGGTACGACGACGTCTTCCTCCCGCTCTACGGCGCGCACCAGGCGCAGAACGCCGCGGCGGCGCTGGCCGCGGTGGAGGCCTTCCTGGGCGGCGAGGAGCCGCTCGGCGACGACGTCGTCCGCGGCGCCTTCGCCGAGATGACCTCGCCGGGCCGGCTCGAGGTGATCCGCCGCAGCCCGACGATCGTGCTCGACGCGGCCCACAACCCGCACGGAGCCGAGGCCACGGCCGCCGCGCTGGAGGACTCCTTCCAGTTCGACCCGCTCATCGGCGTCATCGGCGTGATGGGCGACAAGGACGCCGAGGGCCTGCTCGCCGCGTTCGAGCCGCACCTGGCCCACGTCGTGGTCACCCAGAACTCCACCGAGCGGGCGATGCCGGCCGACCGGCTGGCCGAGGTCGCGCGCGAGGTGTTCGGCGAGGACCGGGTGAGCGTCGTACCCCGGCTCGCGGACGCGATCGACGAGGCCGCGGCCCGCGCCGAGTCCGCCGGTTCCGACGCGCTGAGCTCCGGAGCCGTGCTGGTCACGGGCTCCGTCGTGACGGTCGGGGAGGCGCGGGTGCTGCTGGGCGGGCTCAAGTGAGCGGCACGGAGCAGCCCGACCAGGTCGCACCGGTCGACCCGGAGCGGGAGAAGTCGCCGCGACGCGGGATGTGTGCGGCCGTGCTGACGCTGGAGGCGATCGCGGTCGCGCTGTCGGTCCCGGTCATGATCACGATCTCCGACGTGAGCCCCGCGCTGGCGCTCTCGCTGGGGCTCGGGCTCGCCGTCCTGTGCGTCCTGGTCGCGGGGATCCTGCGGCGGGAGTCCGGCTACCGGGTCGGCCACGCGCTGCAGGTCGGCGCGGTCGCGCTCGGCTTCCTGGCGCCCATGATGTTCGTCGTCGGGGGCCTGTTCGCCCTGCTGTGGGGCACCGCCTACGGCCTGGGCCGCAAGATCGAGCGGGAGCGGGCCGAGGCGTTCGCCGAGTACGACCGCCGCCGCGAATCGGGGGAGTAACAGGCGCTCGGTAGAGTGGCGCCGTGCCTGTGATCATCGACAAGCTCCTCCGCATCGGAGAGGGCAAGATCCTCCGCCAGCTCGAGGGGATCGCGAAGGCGGTCAACGCCATCGAGGACGACTTCAAGGCGATGTCCGACGACGAGCTGCGCGGCATGACGGACGAGTTCCGCAAGCGCCTCGCCGACGGCGAGGACCTCGACGACATCATGCCCGAGGCGTTCGCGACGGTCCGTGAGGCCGCCCGCCGCGTGCTCGGCCAGCGTCACTTCGACGTCCAGGTCATGGGCGGCGCGGCGCTGCACATGGGCAATATCGCCGAGATGAAGACCGGCGAGGGCAAGACCCTCGTCTCGACGCTGCCGGCGTACCTCAACGCCCTCGAGGGCAAGGGCGTCCACGTCGTCACGGTCAACGACTACCTCGCCAAGTTCCAGTCCGAGATGATGGGCCGCGTCCACCACTTCCTGGGCCTCTCGGTGGGCGTGATCCTGCCGAGCATGCGCCCGGCGGAGCGGTGCGTCGCGTACGCCTGCGACATCACCTACGGCACCAACAACGAGCTCGGCTTCGACTACCTGCGCGACAACATGGCCTCCTCGCTCGAGGAGTGCGTCCAGCGCGGCCACAACTTCGCCATCGTCGACGAGGTCGACTCGATCCTCATCGACGAGGCGCGGACCCCGCTGATCATCAGCGGTCCGACGCAGGACGAGGTCAAGTGGTACGGCGAGTTCGCCAAGATCGCGCAGAAGCTCACCAAGGACGTCGACTACGAGGTCGACGAGAAGAAGCGCACGATCTCCGTCCTCGAGGCCGGCATCACCAAGGTCGAGGACCACCTCGGCATCGAGAACCTCTACGAGTCGGCCAACACCCCGCTCATCTCCTTCCTGCATAACTCCATCAAAGCCAAGGAGCTGTTCCGCAACGACAAGGAGTACGTCGTCATGGAGGGCGAGGTGCTCATCGTCGACGAGCACACCGGCCGCATGCTCGCGGGTCGCCGCTACAACGACGGCCTCCACCAGGCCATCGAGGCCAAGGAGGGCGTGAAGGTCCGCGAGGAGTACCAGACCCTCGCCACCGTCACCCTCCAGAACTACTTCCGCCTCTACGAGAAGCTCTCCGGCATGACCGGTACGGCCCTCACCGAGGCGTCCGAGTTCGACAAGATCTACGGCCTCGGCGTCGTCCCGATCCCGACTAACAAGCCGATGCAGCGCATCGACCAGGCCGACCTCGTCTACCGCACCGAGGAGGCCAAGTACGACGCCGTCGTCGACGACATCGTCGAGCGCCACAAGAAGGGCCAGCCGGTCCTGGTCGGCACGGTCTCGGTCGAGAAGTCCGAGTACCTCTCGCAGGCGCTGAAGAAGAAGGGCGTCGCCCACTCGGTCCTCAACGCGAAGGTCCACGCCGAGGAGGCGAAGATCGTCGCCCTCGCCGGCCACAAGGGCGCGGTGACCGTGGCCACCAACATGGCCGGTCGAGGCACCGACATCATGCTCGGTGGCTCGGTCGAGTTCCTCGCCGACCAGGAGCTGCGCAAGCAGGGCCTCGAGCCGACCGGCGAGACCGCGGACGAGTACGACGCCGCGTGGCCCGCGATGGTCGAGCGGTTCAAGGAGGAGGTCGCCAAGGAGCACGACGAGGTCCGCGACCTCGGCGGGCTCTACGTCATCGGCACCGAGCGCCACGAGTCGCGCCGCATCGACAACCAGCTCCGTGGTCGCTCCGGCCGTCAGGGCGACCCGGGCGAGAGCCGCTTCTACCTGTCGCTGCAGGACGAGCTCATGCGGCTCTTCAAGTCCGACTGGGTCGACCGCGTCCTGCTGCTGCTGAAGATCCCGGACGACGTCCCGATCGAGAACAAGCGGGTCACCAACGCGATCGCCAACGCCCAGGGCCAGGTCGAGTCGCAGAACTTCGAGTCCCGCAAGAACGTCCTCAAGTACGACGACGTGATGGACCGGCAGCGCAAGGTCATCTACGGCGAGCGCCGCGAGGTGCTCGAGGGCGTCGACCTCGAGGAGCAGGTCCGCACCTTCATCGACGACGTGGTCAGCGGCTACGTCAACGGCGCGCTCGACGAGTTCTCCGAGGAGTGGGACCTCGAGCAGCTCTGGACCGACCTCAAGCAGTTCTGGCCGGTCTCGATCTCGTGGAAGGACCTGGTCGAGGACGCCGGCTCGCAGGCCGCGCTGCACAAGCCTGACCTCGTCGAGGCGCTGAAGGCCGACGCCCACGCCGCCTACGACCGCCGCGAGGAGGAGGTCGGCGAGGAGGTCGCCCGCGAGCTCGAGCGCCGCGTCCTGCTGTCCGTGCTCGACCGCAAGTGGCGCGAGCACCTCTACGAGATGGACTACCTCCGCGAGGGCATCTACCTGCGGGCCTACTCGCAGCGTGACCCGCTCGTCGAGTACCAGCGCGAGGGCTTCGACATGTTCGCCGCCATGATGGACGGCATCAAGGAGGAGACCGTCGGCTTCCTGTTCAACCTGGAGGTCCAGGTCGAGCAGGAGGAGGAGGTCCACTACCACGCCGACGGCTCCCGCCACGCGGGTCCGATGCACGAGGGCGCGTTCGCCGAGCCCCCGGTCGGCGTCGTCGAGGGCGGGCTCAGCCTGGACAAGATCGCGGACGGCCTCGAGGGCGGCGCGCCCAAGGCGGCCCCCAAGGTCAGCGCCAAGGGCCTCGACACCCCGAAGCAGCCGCAGAACCTCTCCTACTCGGCTCCCGACGAGACCGGTCACGAGGAGGTCCGCGGCGCCGGCGCGGCGAGCAACGCCGACGACGAGTTCGCCGACGTGGGCCGCAACGCCCTGTGCCCCTGCGGCTCGGGCAAGAAGTACAAGCGGTGCCACGGTGCGCCGGGCGGTCCGACGGGTGTCGCCCTGCGCGGCTGAGGACCACGTGAGAGTTTCACCGGCCGACCGGTGAAACTCATGGTTGGACGATGAAACTTCGTCGTCCAACCATGAGTTTCGTCGTCCAAGTGCGGGAGTTTCACCGGCCGGCCGGTGAAACTCCCGCACTGGCCATCTACTGCAGCGTCATCCGCGGCTCGCCGTTGAGCAGGCCGGTCGCGGTGCGCACGCAGGCGCCGCCCTTCGGCGTACCGGCGTTCCACGCCTGGCGCACGCAGCTGCGCACGGCGAGCTGCCCCCAGTAGTTCGGGTGCAGCGACTCCTGGATGTAGTACGGACTGTCGCCGGCCGTGGTGACGGTGCGGATCTGGTTGACCCACTCGGTCCGGTCGACGGCGCCCGCGGAGGTCCAGTTCGCGATGCCGACCTCCTCGTAGAGCCCGACGCCGGTCTCGCACAGGCGCCGGCCGTTGAAGGTGCTCGCGAGGTCGAGCACCTTGCTGTTCGTGATGCCGGCCTGGGTGATGGCGCCGGTGACCGTGCTGTTGATCTTGGGCAGGGCCGTGTTGTTGGCCCAGTCGGCGT
Above is a genomic segment from Nocardioides aromaticivorans containing:
- the folC gene encoding bifunctional tetrahydrofolate synthase/dihydrofolate synthase, whose protein sequence is MTEPVARPAETVAEAEDALLSRWPETRLEPSLDRIRAFTELLGDPQRAYRSIHLTGTNGKTSTSRMIDALLRALDLRTGRFTSPHVERMAERISVDGEPLDDEAFVRAFNDVAPYMHLVDEAEAHPLSFFEAVVGMAYAAFADAPVDVAVVEVGMGGSWDATNVIDADVAVVTPIAVDHANYLGGTPAEIAREKAGIIKPGSVAVLAQQTAEAAAVLLERAAEVGATVAREGLEFGVVARAAAVGGQVVTLQGLRGRYDDVFLPLYGAHQAQNAAAALAAVEAFLGGEEPLGDDVVRGAFAEMTSPGRLEVIRRSPTIVLDAAHNPHGAEATAAALEDSFQFDPLIGVIGVMGDKDAEGLLAAFEPHLAHVVVTQNSTERAMPADRLAEVAREVFGEDRVSVVPRLADAIDEAAARAESAGSDALSSGAVLVTGSVVTVGEARVLLGGLK
- the secA gene encoding preprotein translocase subunit SecA is translated as MPVIIDKLLRIGEGKILRQLEGIAKAVNAIEDDFKAMSDDELRGMTDEFRKRLADGEDLDDIMPEAFATVREAARRVLGQRHFDVQVMGGAALHMGNIAEMKTGEGKTLVSTLPAYLNALEGKGVHVVTVNDYLAKFQSEMMGRVHHFLGLSVGVILPSMRPAERCVAYACDITYGTNNELGFDYLRDNMASSLEECVQRGHNFAIVDEVDSILIDEARTPLIISGPTQDEVKWYGEFAKIAQKLTKDVDYEVDEKKRTISVLEAGITKVEDHLGIENLYESANTPLISFLHNSIKAKELFRNDKEYVVMEGEVLIVDEHTGRMLAGRRYNDGLHQAIEAKEGVKVREEYQTLATVTLQNYFRLYEKLSGMTGTALTEASEFDKIYGLGVVPIPTNKPMQRIDQADLVYRTEEAKYDAVVDDIVERHKKGQPVLVGTVSVEKSEYLSQALKKKGVAHSVLNAKVHAEEAKIVALAGHKGAVTVATNMAGRGTDIMLGGSVEFLADQELRKQGLEPTGETADEYDAAWPAMVERFKEEVAKEHDEVRDLGGLYVIGTERHESRRIDNQLRGRSGRQGDPGESRFYLSLQDELMRLFKSDWVDRVLLLLKIPDDVPIENKRVTNAIANAQGQVESQNFESRKNVLKYDDVMDRQRKVIYGERREVLEGVDLEEQVRTFIDDVVSGYVNGALDEFSEEWDLEQLWTDLKQFWPVSISWKDLVEDAGSQAALHKPDLVEALKADAHAAYDRREEEVGEEVARELERRVLLSVLDRKWREHLYEMDYLREGIYLRAYSQRDPLVEYQREGFDMFAAMMDGIKEETVGFLFNLEVQVEQEEEVHYHADGSRHAGPMHEGAFAEPPVGVVEGGLSLDKIADGLEGGAPKAAPKVSAKGLDTPKQPQNLSYSAPDETGHEEVRGAGAASNADDEFADVGRNALCPCGSGKKYKRCHGAPGGPTGVALRG
- a CDS encoding DUF4233 domain-containing protein, producing MSGTEQPDQVAPVDPEREKSPRRGMCAAVLTLEAIAVALSVPVMITISDVSPALALSLGLGLAVLCVLVAGILRRESGYRVGHALQVGAVALGFLAPMMFVVGGLFALLWGTAYGLGRKIERERAEAFAEYDRRRESGE